In Micropterus dolomieu isolate WLL.071019.BEF.003 ecotype Adirondacks linkage group LG09, ASM2129224v1, whole genome shotgun sequence, the DNA window GAACCACTCAGCCTGAATACTATCAGAACATAACTCCTCAGTGTGGCAATCTCTTTCACCGAGGGCGCTTTGCTCCCTGGCACATGTCCAAACAACTTCCATAGGCTTACAATTAGATAATTTGCACATGCGGAGGACTCCGGTTATGAATGGGTGCATTCCCCCAAGTCCCGCCTCTTCCGTTCCCACAGACGGACCAATCAGGGGCGCAGATTGCGCTTCGATGGGACGTCACGTCAGCTGCCGTCGTGTCGGAATTGGAATGTTACCGACTAACAATCGGAACAACTGAGCACTCGGTAATTGAACACTAGGATCAAGGAATCCCGTCTTTATGAACATTTTCTCAGCTATTTACCCAGTCTGAGATTAGCATTTGTTTCCTCGTGTCGACCGGATAACTTCGCCTGCTGCGGGGCTCCCCGCCGATCCGGTTTTTATTCTAAATCAGCGGGTATGTGTGGAGGTTGTAATAAATAAGAAGAGAAATGCAGGGATTCGTCAGGTTACAGTCGGACCGCTGAGCTTCCCCTGCGCTGCGACGCTTCCGCTGGTTTTTTGCTTCTCTTTACACGGGACCATGGAGTGATAAAAGAGGGGGGATAGGACGAAATCACCCCGAGGCATTTAGATCCGAGCGCCGCGGGCACACCGTCGGGTTTTTACACTCCCTGGTCAATGTGTTACCGAATTTAACACCCTAACCGGGGTATACCTTTCCGTCTGTGAGAGCCTCGGGGACCCCTGCCGCTGTTCATCCAGGGGGAGAGAGTTCCTAGACGACTGTCGGACAGTTTTCCATTTGAATAGCCCACACCGCCAGCCTGAATGAGAGTGAGAAGGAGCGCAGGGGAAGAGAGTCGCTGCATGTGATTGTGTCCGAGAGGGTCCGGTCAGCACTGGTCTTATTAGCTGCACCCAAGCCCCTCTGTAGGCACCGTGCGATATGGTGAAACTCTACAGAAGAGGGAGCACGGGACAATACTTTTAAAATCGCCCACATGCACTGGATCAATTGCTGGATTTGGGAACCGAATACGCAGAAGGGGGGCTGGGGATCCTTGGAGGCTGCCGGAGGATGGAGCGGTGTAGCCTGGGTTGGTGAGAGCCTAACTTCGGGCCAATTTACATTTCTTATTCCTAAACAACTCGCCCCTGTTCCCAGGACACATGCAGGCCAAAAAACGCTACCTGATCCTGCTCTCCGCCGGTGCATGTCTAGTGCTTCTCTTCTACCTCGGAGGGGTTCAACTTCCAGCGGCGGGCAGGAGCCGGCACGACCGCAGCCGAAATGGGTACCGGCCCGACCAGCCCTGGCCTCACTTCTCAGACCCTTTACATCTTTTCCTGCCCTGGGATCAGACGGACAACGAGGAGTACAACCTGCACATCTCCCCGACGCAGAAGAGGGACGTCAACACGAGTGTTTACAAAGGCAAACGCTGCCGCATGGACTCATGCTTtgatttctctctgtgtcaAAAGAACGGATTCAAAGTTTATGTTTACCCACAGCAGAAGGGGGAGAAGATCTCAGAGAGTTATCAGAATATTTTATCGACCATTGAGGGGTCCAGGTTTTACACCTCAGACCCCGGACAGGCTTGTCTGTTCGTTCTGAGTCTGGACACTCTAGACCGGGACCAGCTGTCCCCGCAATACGTCCACAACCTGAAGACCAAGGTTCAGAACCTGCCTCTGTGGAACGACGGCAGGAACCACCTCATATTTAACTTGTACTCGGGGACGTGGCCGGACTATACGGAAGACCTGGGCTTTGATATCGGTCAGGCCATGTTGGCCAAGGCCAGCATCAACACCGAGAACTTCAGGCCCAACTTCGACGTGTCCATCCCCCTTTTCTCCAAGGACCACCCGAGGACCGGCGGAGAGAGGGGGTACCTCAAATACAACTCCATCCCGCCTTTTAGAAAATACATGCTGGTGTTCAAGGGGAAGCGCTACCTGACAGGTATCGGCTCGGACACCAGGAATGCCTTACATCACGTCCACAACGCAGAGGATGTGGTGCTGCTCACCACCTGCAAGCATGGCAAAGACTGGCAGAAGCACAAGGACGCACGCTGTGACAAGGACAACGCAGAGTATGACAAGTAAGTTACATTTACTGAGCTGGTTGATTGggaaaagtgtttgttttttttatgttctcaAACTTTTACGCACCAAATCCGTGCGCATGGAGTTGTCACCCGCATCCAAAACAGCGCACCATGCGCGCATCCTTCAGGGTTCTCATGCTTTGGCAcacattaaatatttgtgtgtttgtgtccttcCTAACTGAAAATAGGGATTAACCAGTAAGAATATAAATTTACTTCTCCCTATAAAATCTAGATGTATAATTATATACATCTATACATGTACAATTCTAGACTAAGAAATGTAAAACTCTGGAAATATTGTTGATTAACTATCAATGATTGTGAGCCTTATAAAGATCTCCATCTGCAGGTCACAGTTAACCAACCTTTTTATGTCCTACAGCCTGACTGGTTTTTACCCTTCACTCCACCTCCTTGCTCCCTTTCAAGCATGAAGTAAAAGATCTCCAGCCAGTCTATTAGCTCCCTGGACAACCCCCCTCCCTTTCCTATGAAGGAATTCACCCCCTCCTAGCTCCAGTCCATAGAAGCACAGCAGCAGCCTTTACCAGGATATGCAGGGACACGTTTGATTTGCACCCTTTACTTAGTGCAAATTAAGTGAAAGTTGACGGTGGGAGTTTTTGCTCATAAAGTAGTATCAGTGATACGGTGACCCTGTCATGGCAAAATGCTGCTTCCCTTTTAAAAGTGCACGTAGTGTAGTTTACGTACGCTGTGGTGTGTAACATGTTTGGTTGAATTATGAGGTGATTTTGTGCGAATAAATCAGTCATAATGGGTTAATTATCACCTTCATTTCCAGTTAGTGCCATCTTTTCCACTTAGCCCCCAGGGACAGTTGATTACCTCTAATTTTAGAGGTCTCAGTTTTGTCAAGGTGGTAATTAATGATTCCCCCTTGGGATCAACAGCTGTACTTGAAGGCTTGGTATTTTTTAATATGGAAGCCAGTGTTTGATGTTTACGTAGTTGGTTGATGTGTTGAACTCCTCTATCAGGTTCTCTTGTCTGTGAGTGACATCGGGTCGATCTACATTTATCCACCTGTGTACACTGTGACTTTGTAAAATCTGGAAAAACTCAGGCATGCGATAACAGCACTTGTCGTCATTGTTCCGAGTAGCTGAGTCCATGTCAAGGTTAAGGGAAAGGACACATGGCGAGCATTATGGACATTTAACCTGCACATATTTCTGTTCAATCAATcagaaaagacaagaaaagggAGCTGTGGGGCAAGATAAGGAAGGTTTTTAACCAAACATACGTTGGGTTGAGGGAGGAAGCGACTCTCCTTGAACTTGACATGAACTCAAAAACTTTCAGCTCCTCACAGACACACTGATAATGCAAAAAACAGGGACCTCTAACAAAACTTCACAAGCATGCACTTGTCTATCCATTCGtcatcccccctctctctctctctctctctctctaacacacgCTCATTCACTTCCCCCACTGTCTCCCTGGATGCCTTGGGCTCGGTGTCACCTGGAGAAAGATATGTCATCCATTATCTGACATTCCAGTTGTCTCTGGACAGCCCAcccctgctctgctctgctcacgGCTGTTTCCCAGCGGACCAGGCCTCATTTTCCCAGAGGTAGCTCTGACTCTGGAACATCTCTGTactgtgatcagctgattgaCACAGCTGATCGCAGTGGGTTCAGGGGACCCAGAGGTCTCGCTGCCCACCCTTTCCACTGTAGTGTGTTTCACAGATTGATCAATACCTCTGCCTTTCAGTCATTTCATTGTCAGCGTCGATACTGCCTTTGATTTCTGTCCCTGCTAAAACTCAGTAAATCCATTCCATTCAACACTTTTACAGTGTTAGCAAGCAGtttgcttttaatttttatacTGTGTTTTAGAGTTGGTATTGCTGGTCCTAACCTGTGCTTAGATTGCCAGTCCACTTTGGCATCTGAAACCAAtacatttaaagcatttttttctgttatgtGATTTAGcagccttttttaaattttagcaaactgatgcttttcattttaatctAATTTAAACCCCTTGGGTGCCCTTGTTTTGCAAAAACCCTGATGTAGCTCCCTCAGGTAAATGGATCTATATGCAGCTGGCCCGGTGTGAGCATCCCATTTCCACAGGCTAAGGACGGACAGACGATGCCTTGCAGGGTCGCTGTGATGAAGACTCAGGAATGCTCACACGTGTCAGAGCAGCTGTTAACAGTTGAGGAAGGAGCACTGCCAAGGCAGGCcgattatacagtatatgttcaTACCTGGATGCTCTTTGAATGTAGCCTGACACATACTGATGCGGCCGGCTCTGGCCTTATCCACTCAGTTGCTTGCAATCAATATGCATCCACCCACCGAGCACAAACACACCCccacacataaatacatacatacgcACTGCCGTGGCTGGTGCTGCAGAACTATGCCACACCCAGGCTCATCTTTGCctcctgacctttgaccctgtTGCCTTCCAGGGGAATGCTGCTCTTCAAAGGAATGCAGCAGCAGGAGGTCAGACTGAAAGCCAGTATATGGATACCTGAaccagcacagacacacacacacacacacacacacgcacagaaaaGCACCACACACCGCACATTTATTCAATTGATTTTCTTAGCTGCAAAAGCTTTCAATTGGAGTCACTCTGGTCCACTTCCATGGCCAAGCGCTGATGAAAGGGCCCATTCACTGCTACATTATCCACTGAGTTTTCAGGGCTTTCTGACAATGATCCTGGCAGAGGACAGTGAAAGGCTATTACAGTCTCAACAATTGAAAAATTTCACGTTAGGTGGGATTTTGCTGTAATGCTATGCCCTGTGGTGACTAAACCTCCTATAACGGCATACTCCTAACTAGATATGTGATAGTTTCTGTTTCCAACTTTGTGATTTCAGTGGTGGGAAATTAAGTTCTCGTTTGTTCTAAATAGGAAGTCAAATTGTGTTGCTTCTTGTTTCAGTAATGAATCACTTCAGGCATAGATTTTCCATTGTACTATGTAACTGAAGGGGACTAAAAGTCATTCTAATTTGCCCTACGCTTATATACATATTTCTCTATGCAATGGCATACTTATCTCCATATAGCTCAACATTAAATTCAGCATTTAAGTACTTTAAGTGCTGCCTGTTCCACTGCCAGGCAGATTATCCTGCAAAAATCAGAAGTGCATTCTCATCTAATATGATAGATGAAGAATGGATGTACTTTATTGATTCCAAACTGGCAAATTGTTGTGTTACGGCAGTGGGTTATCCAGGCATTGCAGGGGAACAgtaaatacacaataaatatacatatcaaCACtataagagagaaaaatgtatcaatagaaaaataaaacgcaacaaataaaaaaaacatagcaTCCTCCataaatataataacatataatGTTATAGAATGTATAGCACACACAATATAAAGAATATATTAGAATACACTAACATACTACATTAGGCAAGTGTGCAAAGTTGTTGAAGTTATCACGATTCACTTGCTTAAAGTACACCATTATTACTATTGAGTGTTCCATTAAAGTACAACTGCACATattccttttattttctctttgttaAGCCTTTCTCTGGCTAACTGCAGAATCATCATCCCCCATTTAATACTTAACCAGCTTTGTTGGCTCATATTGACTTTGTACTTTAGCTACTTCACTGACGGTTGCCGCTCAAGGTCACCCGGGGGAcatgaaaacagaaagagaaaggaatgGGCAATAAAGATAGAGAGGTTTAGAGAATGAGAAAGTCAAGAGGAGATacagaaattgtgtgtgtgtgtgtgttgtatgtgtttgCGCATGCCTGAAGGTGTGTGTGGAACGAGAAGACGAAGAAACGCAAGTGGGTGTGAGATTGAGTGATAATATATGTCAGAGTGTGCTGCGTGAGTTGGGATGAAAGAAATGGAGAGTCCAGAAAATTGTGCGTGTATTGGGGTTTTTCCCCATTAGGAGTCAATGACAGTAACATCAACCAAGCGTTTTCATTCTCACAACTGTGTCATCAGCAGAAATTTTCCCACTTGAGAAAATTCTCTCAAAAGCACGAGAGCGAGAAAAAAGGGAAGGAGGCCAGCCTTttgtcctccttttttttttttctctctgttttactTTTCCTTACCTTTGCTTCTTTTTACTTTCCTCTTTCTCCTACCCTCCATACCCGCTTCCCTCTCTCTATCAGAACAACATGGAAACACTGATGTGCTTTGGCTCGAAATGGCACCCCGCCACATTTCcatttccctcttttttttattttttttattatgacgCTGCGGcggttgacattttgttgacacaacaccacagacagagaggcagaagcTGATCTAGGCCAAGTGAAGAAACCCAGCAACATTTCCTCTCCACCTTATCGCAGTAAAACACTATTATGAGTGGGAATAACCGGCATTCACCTGAATGCCAGTGTGGCGACGTCGCCTGATAGTGAACTCCTGTTGGAGATTTGGAGTGCAGAGCGAGCAGCAAACACAGTGATGTTGTGACCTGGCTGTTTGGCAGGAGAGGGTGTCACACTCACCGGATTGccattgtttgtgtttctgtagtcAGATTAATAAATCATGAATATTTCATGATTGCCTGCTCTCTCTTAGATAAAGTACCACGCTTGTGACAGAGAATGTTAATGATGTGGAGGATAATAAGTTTGAATGCGGTGCAGCTTAATTAGGACTCTTTGATATTTTGGTGCGTACATGTGTGAAAGAGACAGATTTAAGCCCGTAACTAGATAAACCCTCTGTTTGTTACTTTATCTTATCAGGCCGTCTATCCATCTCACATCCCCTCTGACTTtcttcacactctctctcttctcattTTAACTGTCTCGTTTGTGTATTTGAGTTGCTTCAGCCTCATTTGGTGTTATCTGGGGCAAGTCACTGCGTTACATGAGAGAAGTCAGCATGGCTTCATCAGCTTATAGCCCATTGGTTTTTAATTATTGTAGATCTCAGCTTATTCTTGATCCTGTCATACCACTGTTTGTATTATGCTGTAAATAATTGTAATCATACTTCCTGTAACTAAGGGCATAGGTTTGTCTTAGCTGTTTATCAGTCGACCATGTTTTTTAATATACTAATCTAGAAGGCGGCAGCTAATTCATTGaataatataattattgttgtttgCAATTGGTGACAAATAACTATcagttcccagagcccaaggtgccATCTTCAGATGGCTAGTACATAAAATATTCAGTTAACTGTCATGGAAAAGAATGAAAACCAGAAGATATTCACTTTTGAGATGCTGCCAGCAGTAATTTGgcattttttcttaaaaaaaaccctcatgTGATTACCTGATCAACAAAATTGTTAATGTCGATTAACTACTCGATTCCTCTTCTAATCATTGCAACTCTACTTAATCTCACATCTGCTCAAATTTATTCCAAGTGTGCGTTGCTACTTGTTTTCGTCTCTGTGAGTTTTGGCCGTCTGTGGCTGCTCACCCATCCgtgtcttttttgtttgtgtgtgtgtgtgtgtgtgtgtgtgtgcgtgtgtgcgcacAAGTGCACATGGGATGACTGGGGTCATGACCCCGCTGTCTGTCCCCTTGCTGAGTGACGAAGGCAAAGCCCCGTTCACTGACCCACATTTATTGAAGGATTACCAGCAGAGCCAAGCCGCCCCTGGCCTCAGCGGTGGCGGCAATGGTGGCAAGAGTGGGAGGGGGGGCAAGAGAAGGAAATAACATGGACATGAACtcgactcacacacacagacagcgaAGACCAAATGAACCATCCTGTAGCCCCTCCCAGGCCAGCTGCCGGCTAGTTGGTGGAGAGAGATTGATCAGCTGGGAGGGTTCCCCCAAAATGAAAATCGATGGGAGTATTAGCACAGCAGTGGGCCTGCCCCTGGATCATTTCCTCTATTAAAAACTGCTCACTCCCACTctggagaaggaaaaaaaactgctCCGAAGGCTTGTTGTGCTTGCGGTAACAGTAATTGAAAGAATGAGAAATAACAAGGCTTCAAAATGCCTTCCCTTCCCTGGACTGTCAGGAAATGTTTAAGAGGAATGAATTAATAAGAGACAGAGTAGTAAAAGTTGTaaaccccctcctccctctctcttttttttctgccacTCTTGAAGCTCTCTCATCTTTAACTAGTGCTGATGCATTGATGTAAAAAAGTTTGTAGGCAGACAGGTAAGTGAGTAGCTGCGCAGCTTTTGGAAGGCTCTGACAGTGCAGAACAGAAGGAGAAcgagagcgagagaaagaagCTGATTGGGTCCTTGTGAACTCAATTAAACTAGACAGGTATGTGACTGGCTGAGGCAAAAAGTGATGATCAGGACAGACACGTGATTGGCTTCTCATTAAATTTTCTGCTGCGGAGGGATGAAGGGAAGATATGGCGGCTGTCTGCAGGTTTGGCGTGCAGAAGGAGTTCTGACAtctgtccctttttttttttttttacataaaaacctcTCGTCTCAGCTTTCTCTGTGTGGCACAGGGCAAGCTGAGACAGGGGGCAACACTGCTCTGAGCGCACATTCCCAGCTCCTAggactgttttctgtttttctgtttgtttttcttgcctACGAGCACAAACACTTGTTTgtcttctgtctctcactgtatTTAAAACCCACAACTTCTAATTGCAAACATGCCAAGTTGCTGATTTTACAGGCTGAATTATTTTGCCCCTTGTAGTGAAAATCCACAGAGAACAATTTTTTTACCCTTTACAGAGCTTTTAACTGTTTTTGTCTTATAGTAGAAACTTTACTCTCAATGTTCACATCTCAGCTGTTTTCGGCGAAAAAAGCTTATATAACCCACTGTCCGCTATCTGCTCGCTGCCAAACAGGAAActgacaaagttagcaactaacTGGTGTACATAGTTGAGCATTTAGCGActaaaaagccagatatttACTGGAGTTAGTGGAGACTCAAACAGCACTAAAGCAGAGTCTGTGTTGGACTTGCATCGTCAGGTTGCCaaaaacacgactccaaatgaattgAAATGTTGCTCCATAGCTCCTCAAAGCGAACATGTTCGCTGAATCAACTTGCTTTTTAGAGCTTGTTGTGGTGTCCtaaagtggccaaaaaatccAGACCTGTATTGACTTCTGAAGTTGTACCAAGCACCTGCTcaaattttttgttgtttctagCTGAACAAAATCTGGTTAAATGATGGTCCGGTCAGAGTTCTTTTTTCCAAGTTGGTCAGAGAAATGTCAACTTTTAAGTAAAACTAGCTAGTGAAGAATAATTGACATGAATGAAACAAGTCAATCATTAAACTGTATGCAAGGctcttatttcttatttaacaACACATTTGTTGTCCCATTCATCCCTCCTATGTGCTCATGTGTCTAGTCAAGTATGGCTGTTATCTTTTTTTGCTACTACACCGCAGAGCGTAGAGTTTGTTAGTCCACGAGAGGTCAGGCTGTGTGTCTGAGGGAGCTGGGGGGAAGCCGCTGGACTCAGTGCTCCCAGGGATTTGTCCCTCTTCCTGAATGAGTCTGCTGTCCCCAGGCTGTGGAGCACCTGACCAGAGTTATCTCATCAATGGGGAGCAGTGGGCAGAAACTCTGGCCTATATCtgctgtggacacacacacacacacacacagctaataGTTAAAAGCCGAACATTTCCTTCcaaataagaaagaaaacagcacaGACTGATTAGGGCATATTCCACCAGCACTGTCTGCTGCAGACCTCGCCTCCTGTGAGCTCCATGACTCCCTCAGGGCATTTCAGCAGCTCgctggggggggtggggggtggggtagTCACTAGTTTTTATGGCAGCTTTTATTGCTCCAAGAGGCCGTTTAGCAAACACCTACCAACTGCACATCAATGAGACGGTGGATCATTGACGTCAGCTTGCACGCTGACCTCCCTCCTTCACTTCTCACCACCGCaggagcaaaaacaaacactcaacCCCTCTGCTGGTATTCATATTCAAATAGTAATTGGCAAAAGAGGGAAATCTGAGTAAGGGCAAAGAGGAGGCGGGAAAGAGTTGAAGAGGGCAATAGCTTAAAAAAGCATTATGTCACTGAAGAATGTGCGCATGGCTCAATGTTTAAGGGGCCAAGGCTtcgaggagagaaagagggttTTGTTGGAGCAGATCTGGCTGCCTGGCAGACTGATGGAAGGGCTCTTTTCCCTGTCTGGTTCATCATGCTTTTTTTTATGGCTCAGTTTGACTTCCACTCTTGGGGTGTAAAAGTTAGGGCTGCCCCCAGGCTCTCCAAAGGGGTCCTATTGTGCTAAGGTTGCCCTCTTTCCAGAGGGAATGCTTGTGCCTTGTTGACACTACAGCCTCCCCATATGGTCCCCTTTTACTCCCTCATGTTTTACCCATCTCCATCAACCCTGGCTCTCCTACGGCAGCGGCCGCCCCTCTTCCTCGCGCTTCTCTGTTCTTTTGCTCAAAAGCCGGTGCGACAACTGGCAACAATGGCTGCTCTCACAGTTCCAGCCATCGACAACCATGCCCATTCCACGGCACTTCACGGATTGGCGGCTAAGCCAAAACTAGctaggggggaggaggaggaggaggaggaggaggaggaggagggggggggctGTTACACAGGAAGAAGGCATCTGGTCTCACCAAGGAGAGTCTCAGCGTGCCCAGAGTGTGGGTGTATGATTGaccagagagaggaaggagagaatcATTTTAGtttatctctgtttttcccAGCTTCCTTGGCAGTTGGTTTGGTTGTGCTGTTGCTTGGTGTTTATTCATGAGGTTGATGGGGGCCTCCTTTTCAAATAAAGTAGAAGGAGTGCATGCTTGCTTTTTGGGAGGTGATGTCGGACAAAGTGCAGCTGCTGGTGGTAATG includes these proteins:
- the LOC123977198 gene encoding exostosin-1b-like isoform X3 → MQAKKRYLILLSAGACLVLLFYLGGVQLPAAGRSRHDRSRNGYRPDQPWPHFSDPLHLFLPWDQTDNEEYNLHISPTQKRDVNTSVYKGKRCRMDSCFDFSLCQKNGFKVYVYPQQKGEKISESYQNILSTIEGSRFYTSDPGQACLFVLSLDTLDRDQLSPQYVHNLKTKVQNLPLWNDGRNHLIFNLYSGTWPDYTEDLGFDIGQAMLAKASINTENFRPNFDVSIPLFSKDHPRTGGERGYLKYNSIPPFRKYMLVFKGKRYLTGIGSDTRNALHHVHNAEDVVLLTTCKHGKDWQKHKDARCDKDNAEYDNSSLCLSP
- the LOC123977198 gene encoding exostosin-1b-like isoform X1, yielding MQAKKRYLILLSAGACLVLLFYLGGVQLPAAGRSRHDRSRNGYRPDQPWPHFSDPLHLFLPWDQTDNEEYNLHISPTQKRDVNTSVYKGKRCRMDSCFDFSLCQKNGFKVYVYPQQKGEKISESYQNILSTIEGSRFYTSDPGQACLFVLSLDTLDRDQLSPQYVHNLKTKVQNLPLWNDGRNHLIFNLYSGTWPDYTEDLGFDIGQAMLAKASINTENFRPNFDVSIPLFSKDHPRTGGERGYLKYNSIPPFRKYMLVFKGKRYLTGIGSDTRNALHHVHNAEDVVLLTTCKHGKDWQKHKDARCDKDNAEYDKKIPRCRRLSERLTECLTEWLPG
- the LOC123977198 gene encoding exostosin-1b-like isoform X4; its protein translation is MQAKKRYLILLSAGACLVLLFYLGGVQLPAAGRSRHDRSRNGYRPDQPWPHFSDPLHLFLPWDQTDNEEYNLHISPTQKRDVNTSVYKGKRCRMDSCFDFSLCQKNGFKVYVYPQQKGEKISESYQNILSTIEGSRFYTSDPGQACLFVLSLDTLDRDQLSPQYVHNLKTKVQNLPLWNDGRNHLIFNLYSGTWPDYTEDLGFDIGQAMLAKASINTENFRPNFDVSIPLFSKDHPRTGGERGYLKYNSIPPFRKYMLVFKGKRYLTGIGSDTRNALHHVHNAEDVVLLTTCKHGKDWQKHKDARCDKDNAEYDKP
- the LOC123977198 gene encoding exostosin-1b-like isoform X2, giving the protein MQAKKRYLILLSAGACLVLLFYLGGVQLPAAGRSRHDRSRNGYRPDQPWPHFSDPLHLFLPWDQTDNEEYNLHISPTQKRDVNTSVYKGKRCRMDSCFDFSLCQKNGFKVYVYPQQKGEKISESYQNILSTIEGSRFYTSDPGQACLFVLSLDTLDRDQLSPQYVHNLKTKVQNLPLWNDGRNHLIFNLYSGTWPDYTEDLGFDIGQAMLAKASINTENFRPNFDVSIPLFSKDHPRTGGERGYLKYNSIPPFRKYMLVFKGKRYLTGIGSDTRNALHHVHNAEDVVLLTTCKHGKDWQKHKDARCDKDNAEYDNLTGFYPSLHLLAPFQA